A section of the Pediococcus inopinatus genome encodes:
- a CDS encoding IS3 family transposase, which produces MLKELHKEGKSVSIKLVQRLMRRMELKLITRKKWHYQQANDLDNFDYPNILSQDFSKTAPNQKWWADITYIHTKADGWCYLSSIQDLYSRKIIAHKLSRHMTANLVNDTLQQAFETRTITDKLIVHTDLGSQYRSTSFEELLTERGIRHSYSRLGCPYDNSVLESFHASLKKKEVYQHHYQNFKAATYALFSYIEGFYNSNWTHSSIDYLTPNEKEKLVA; this is translated from the coding sequence ATTCTAAAAGAACTCCATAAAGAAGGTAAAAGCGTCAGTATTAAATTAGTGCAACGTTTGATGCGAAGAATGGAACTCAAATTAATTACGCGTAAAAAATGGCATTACCAACAGGCAAATGACCTTGATAACTTTGATTATCCAAATATTCTTTCACAAGATTTTAGTAAAACAGCTCCCAATCAGAAGTGGTGGGCTGATATTACTTATATTCACACCAAAGCTGATGGCTGGTGTTATTTATCAAGCATTCAAGACCTATATTCACGTAAGATTATTGCCCACAAACTGAGTCGCCATATGACTGCCAATCTTGTGAACGATACTTTACAACAAGCTTTTGAAACTAGAACAATCACGGATAAGCTGATTGTGCATACCGATTTAGGGAGCCAATATCGAAGCACCAGCTTTGAAGAACTGCTGACGGAACGTGGTATCCGCCATTCTTATAGCAGGCTTGGTTGTCCATATGACAACTCAGTTTTAGAATCATTTCATGCCAGTCTTAAGAAGAAAGAAGTTTATCAGCATCATTATCAAAACTTTAAAGCAGCAACTTATGCCTTATTTAGCTACATTGAGGGCTTTTATAATAGCAATTGGACTCATAGCAGCATCGATTATTTAACCCCAAATGAAAAAGAAAAATTAGTTGCTTAA